One genomic window of Oncorhynchus clarkii lewisi isolate Uvic-CL-2024 chromosome 5, UVic_Ocla_1.0, whole genome shotgun sequence includes the following:
- the LOC139409996 gene encoding palmitoyltransferase ZDHHC8B-like, whose amino-acid sequence MPTSGSERIKASAFIPVSTAAVLLVGSTTLFFVFTCPWLAVTVSIYVPPCSGILFFFVLANFTMATFMDAGVLPMANEDEDKDDDFRAPLYKNVDVKGVQVRMKWCASCHFYRPPRCSHCSVCDHCVEDFDHHCPWVNNCIGRRNYRYFFLFLLSLTLHMVGVLSGGLLYILHHLEDLWKLHCTVTLVVMSVSGLFFIPVLGLTGFHLYLVSRGRTTNEQVTGKFQGGVNPFTQGCCGNLEYLICSPISPKYTARPIKKSTVRIIPPFLRPETDRQIPIIKVEDNGIQCHDNQNKRPSTDGMEEPDIRRLDTPPPLPPKPDPNVLRRHLATLEERGLHPKPVTPSSGQTLQQLRPLPQSTSKAPPPSPVHQVAVAPEQQGGSSRRHDLSSELILGTLDQHLAVPSGPMSAPLQLNSLTLNSRSLTLKHAYRHHNKLPVLYPEGLISHQVSPSVFPPHNPLSNRNSLSYDSLVNSSDAHYLAQRGGPPLHYHPHFMTLGHEGSVLQRPPPHTYSPVFMGVTRQSPQPRDTSPRDPSLRDLTPQALTSRDLSPQALMHRDLSQQALIHREASPVRYDNLSKTIMVSIQERREMEERDRMLRMQARSQALYGCPDMGLYDIPSRCSLPADSMRLPGSRGPTPPAYGSREFLMSTGILGYGGTRSPLSSASSSSLTRAPRTSSSPLQSSSSLQSKGRSPSPAYLPPNRQAQPSSSSSSTLPSTLSSASPPDAPP is encoded by the exons GTGCCCGTGGCTGGCAGTGACTGTGTCAATCTACGTGCCACCATGCAGTGGCATCCTCTTCTTCTTTGTCTTGGCCAACTTCACCATGGCAACCTTTATGGATGCGGGTGTTCTCCCCATGG CTAATGAGGACGAGGACAAGGACGATGACTTCCGCGCCCCGCTCTACAAGAACGTGGACGTGAAGGGTGTCCAGGTCCGGATGAAGTGGTGTGCCTCCTGCCACTTCTACAGACCTCCACGATGCTCCCACTGCAGTGTCTGTGACCACTGTGTagag GACTTTGACCACCACTGTCCCTGGGTGAACAACTGTATCGGGAGGCGGAACTACCGCTACTTCTTCCTGTTTCTCCTGTCACTCACGCTGCACATGGTGGGCGTGCTCTCCGGTGGCCTGCTCTACATCCTACACCATCTGGAAGACCTATGGAAGCTGCACTGTACTGTCAC CCTGGTGGTGATGAGCGTATCAGGTCTGTTCTTCATTCCTGTCCTGGGCCTCACAGGGTTCCACCTCTACCTGGTGTCTAGGGGCCGAACCACCAATGAACAG GTCACTGGGAAGTTTCAAGGAGGGGTCAACCCTTTCACACAAGGTTGCTGTGGCAACTTGGAGTATCTCATATGCAGTCCCATTTCTCCAAA GTATACAGCGAGGCCCATTAAGAAATCAACAGTTCGCATCATTCCTCCATTCCTGAGaccagagactgacagacagataccAATTATTAAGGTTGAGGATAACGGCATCCAGTGTCATGATAACCAAAATAAA CGCCCGTCCACTGACGGTATGGAAGAGCCAGACATCCGACGTCTGGACACCCCACCACCTCTGCCCCCCAAACCAGACCCCAACGTGCTGAGGAGACACCTAGCAACACTTGAAG AGAGGGGTTTGCATCCCAAACCAGTGACCCCTTCCTCTGGGCAGACCCTGCAGCAGCTCAGGCCATTACCGCAGTCCACATCTAAGGCACCACCCCCCTCACCTGTCCATCAG GTGGCTGTGGCACCAGAGCAGCAAGGGGGCAGCAGTAGACGTCATGACCTGTCATCAGAACTCATCCTGGGCACATTGGACCAGCACCTAGCCGTCCCATCCGGTCCCATGTCCGCTCCACTCCAGCTCAACTCTCTCACCCTCAACTCCCGCTCCCTCACCCTCAAACACGCCTATCGCCACCACAACAAGCTGCCGGTCTTGTACCCAGAGGGTCTGATCTCCCATCAGGTATCTCCGAGCGTGTTCCCCCCTCACAACCCCCTGTCCAACCGCAACAGCCTCTCCTATGACAGCCTGGTGAACTCAAGTGATGCCCACTACCTGGCCCAGCGAGGGGGACCCCCACTTCATTACCACCCGCACTTTATGACCCTGGGACATGAAGGCAGTGTGCTGCAGCGGCCCCCTCCACACACCTACAGCCCTGTGTTCATGGGGGTCACCAGGCAATCTCCCCAGCCCAGGGACACCTCACCCAGGGATCCCTCTCTACGGGACCTCACCCCTCAGGCCCTCACCTCCCGGGACCTCTCCCCTCAGGCCCTGATGCACAGGGACCTCTCCCAGCAAGCCTTGATCCACCGGGAGGCCTCTCCGGTCCGCTATGACAACCTCTCCAAGACCATCATGGTCTCCATTCAGGAGCGgcgggagatggaggagagggacaggatgCTGCGGATGCAGGCCAGGTCCCAGGCCCTGTACGGCTGCCCAGACATGGGGTTGTACGACATCCCCAGCAGATGCAGCCTCCCTGCAGACAGCATGCGCCTCCCAGGGTCACGCGGCCCCACCCCGCCCGCATACGGCTCCAGGGAGTTCCTGATGAGCACTGGTATTTTGGGGTACGGGGGTACGAGGTCGCCCCTCTCCAGCGCCTCGTCATCCTCTCTGACCCGAGCCCCCAGGACTTCCAGCTCCCCCCTGCAGAGCAGCAGCAGCCTGCAGAGTAAGGGTCGTTCCCCCTCCCCAGCCTACCTCCCCCCAAACAGGCAGGCCcagccctcatcctcctcctcctccacactgcCCAGCACCCTTTCCTCTGCCTCTCCCCCAGATGCCCCCCCGTAA